From a single Couchioplanes caeruleus genomic region:
- a CDS encoding DHA2 family efflux MFS transporter permease subunit, producing MRGHRRPPHYRRDLLVTSQPVAAPDKLDAAVLKIAGVVVLGAIMSILDVTVVSVALPTFQTEFDASYARVAWTMTGYTLALATVIPLTGWAADRFGTKRLYMAALVLFTLGSGLCATADSIGELISYRVLQGLGGGMLMPLGMTIMTRAAGPQRIGRLMAVLGIPMLLGPIGGPILGGWLIDIASWHWIFLINLPIGAVALVYAWLALAKDTPEPSESFDFVGMLMLSPGLALFLYGVSSLPEAGTFSATKVWLPMAVGALLVVAFVLYSFKPKHPLLDLRLLRDRNLTVASVTIAVFTVAFMGAGLLFPSYFLQVRGESTLHAGLLMAPQGIGAMVTMPIAGMMADKIPVGRTVPFAIVLMAAGFFTFTQVGTDTSYVLLCGSLFVMGLGMGGTMMPIMTSALKTLTNQEVARGSTLLNILQQIAGSIGSATMSVILTSELNDSPAIPGLVDPQSGAPVTEAGLAIAAQQNPALTQQFPVEPSVLQRGLEFVANSFSSTFWVGFVLMLLTLVPAYFLPRRRQVAHLNDEQRSGEAAPTPVILH from the coding sequence ATGCGCGGCCATCGGCGCCCGCCGCACTATCGGAGAGATTTGCTTGTGACCAGTCAACCCGTGGCCGCGCCCGACAAGCTGGACGCCGCCGTACTCAAGATCGCCGGGGTCGTGGTCCTCGGCGCGATCATGTCGATTCTCGACGTGACCGTGGTGAGCGTCGCGCTGCCCACGTTCCAGACCGAGTTCGACGCCTCGTACGCCCGGGTCGCCTGGACCATGACCGGCTACACGCTGGCGCTGGCCACGGTGATCCCGCTGACCGGCTGGGCCGCCGACCGGTTCGGCACCAAGCGGCTGTACATGGCCGCGCTCGTGCTCTTCACGCTGGGCTCCGGGCTGTGCGCCACCGCGGACTCGATCGGCGAGCTCATCTCGTACCGGGTGCTGCAGGGCCTCGGTGGCGGCATGCTGATGCCGCTCGGCATGACCATCATGACGCGGGCCGCGGGCCCGCAGCGGATCGGCCGGCTGATGGCCGTCCTGGGCATCCCGATGCTGCTCGGGCCGATCGGCGGCCCGATCCTCGGCGGCTGGCTGATCGACATCGCGAGCTGGCACTGGATCTTCCTGATCAACCTGCCGATCGGCGCGGTCGCGCTGGTCTACGCGTGGCTGGCGCTGGCCAAGGACACCCCCGAGCCGTCCGAGTCGTTCGACTTCGTCGGCATGCTGATGCTCTCGCCCGGCCTGGCGTTGTTCCTGTACGGCGTCTCGTCGCTGCCCGAGGCCGGGACCTTCTCCGCCACCAAGGTGTGGCTGCCGATGGCGGTCGGCGCCCTGCTGGTGGTGGCGTTCGTGCTGTACTCGTTCAAGCCGAAGCACCCGCTGCTGGACCTGCGGCTGCTGCGCGACCGCAACCTGACGGTCGCGTCGGTCACCATCGCGGTGTTCACGGTCGCGTTCATGGGCGCCGGCCTGCTGTTCCCCAGCTACTTCCTGCAGGTACGCGGCGAGTCGACGCTGCACGCCGGCCTGCTGATGGCACCGCAGGGCATCGGCGCGATGGTGACCATGCCGATCGCGGGCATGATGGCCGACAAGATCCCCGTTGGTCGTACGGTGCCGTTCGCGATCGTGCTGATGGCCGCCGGCTTCTTCACGTTCACCCAGGTCGGCACGGACACGTCGTACGTGCTGCTGTGCGGGTCGCTGTTCGTGATGGGCCTGGGCATGGGCGGCACGATGATGCCGATCATGACCTCGGCGCTGAAGACGCTGACCAACCAAGAGGTCGCCCGCGGGTCGACGCTGCTGAACATCCTGCAGCAGATCGCCGGCTCGATCGGCTCGGCGACGATGTCGGTGATCCTGACCAGCGAGCTGAACGACTCGCCGGCCATCCCCGGCCTGGTGGACCCGCAGTCCGGCGCGCCGGTCACCGAGGCGGGCCTGGCGATCGCCGCGCAACAGAACCCGGCGCTGACCCAGCAGTTCCCGGTGGAGCCGAGCGTGCTGCAGCGCGGGCTGGAGTTCGTGGCGAACTCGTTCTCGTCCACGTTCTGGGTGGGCTTCGTGCTGATGTTGCTGACGCTCGTGCCGGCGTACTTCCTGCCGCGCCGCCGCCAGGTCGCCCACCTGAACGATGAGCAGCGCAGCGGCGAGGCGGCACCCACGCCGGTGATCCTGCACTAA
- a CDS encoding DoxX family protein: MGTVLWVIAIILAVAFLGAGVMKLVQPKEKLVASGMGWAEGYSAGAVKAIGAIVTHARRGETQPVIINVVLLILAAVVAWGRFGPYSF, encoded by the coding sequence ATGGGCACCGTTCTGTGGGTGATCGCGATCATCCTGGCCGTCGCGTTCCTGGGGGCCGGCGTGATGAAGCTGGTGCAGCCGAAGGAGAAGCTGGTGGCCTCCGGCATGGGCTGGGCCGAGGGCTACAGCGCCGGCGCGGTCAAGGCGATCGGCGCGATCGTCACGCATGCCCGCCGCGGCGAGACCCAGCCGGTCATCATCAACGTGGTCCTGCTGATCCTCGCCGCCGTGGTGGCGTGGGGCCGCTTCGGCCCGTACTCCTTCTAG
- a CDS encoding MarR family winged helix-turn-helix transcriptional regulator, translating into MSEAPERSMRMSQLAMLAEGSLPRMSQAVGRLEKRGWVRRTPDPTDGRFTLAILTEAGWAKVRETAPGHVEAARTYVFDPLTKAQVRQLTEISRRILRAVDPGNPCPGERPAPG; encoded by the coding sequence GTGTCGGAGGCACCGGAGCGCAGCATGCGGATGAGCCAGCTGGCGATGCTGGCCGAGGGCTCCCTGCCCCGCATGTCCCAGGCCGTCGGCCGCCTCGAGAAACGAGGCTGGGTACGCCGCACCCCCGACCCCACCGACGGGCGGTTCACGCTCGCCATCCTCACGGAGGCCGGGTGGGCGAAGGTGCGGGAGACGGCACCGGGGCACGTGGAGGCGGCGCGGACGTACGTCTTCGACCCGCTCACCAAGGCGCAGGTTCGGCAGCTGACCGAGATCAGCCGCCGGATCCTGCGGGCTGTCGACCCGGGGAATCCCTGCCCGGGGGAACGTCCTGCACCGGGCTAG